A part of Aegilops tauschii subsp. strangulata cultivar AL8/78 chromosome 2, Aet v6.0, whole genome shotgun sequence genomic DNA contains:
- the LOC141041067 gene encoding uncharacterized protein encodes MRKPARLFTGCLASVGRFLCRLGERALPLYQLMKKITPFKWNDQADEAFQDLKRMLSTAPVLDAPAEKEPLLLYIAATSRSVNIVMVVERPEKGKIQAIQRLVYYLSEVLSASKKNYPHYQKMCYGFTAKKLK; translated from the coding sequence atgcgcaagccAGCTCGGctgttcaccggctgcttggcctcgGTCGGCCGGTTTCTCTgccggctgggcgagagggccTTGCCCCTGTATCAACTGATGAAGAAGATTACGCCGTTCAAATGGAACGACCAGGCGGACGAGGCTTTCCAGGatctcaagcgcatgctctccaccgcaccCGTCCTGGACGCACCGGCCGAGAAGGAGCCACTGTTGCTCTACATCGCCGCAACCTCGCGGTCGGTCAACATAGTGATGGTGGTTGAGAGACCAGAGAAGGGCAAGATCCAAGCCATCCAGCGTCTCGTCTACTACCTAAGCGAGGTGCTCTCCGCCTCCAAgaagaactacccgcactaccagaagatgtgttacggcTTCACCGCCAAGAAATTGAAGTAG